The Flavobacterium psychrotrophum region GATTTCGGGTGCATTTTCTTTAGGCTGTCCGCTACTTTACTGGAGCCTATCAGGGCCAGCACGTCCACTTTTCCGGATTGCATAAGGCCAGGTATAATATCCCTGCCCCTTCCATAAACGGTATTGATAACACCTTTGGGAAACGCTTTTTGGAAGGCATCGAGTAACGGCTCGAAAAGTAAGGTTCCCTGCTTTGGTGGCTTGAACATGATCACATTACCCATGATAAGGGCCGGGATCAATGTGGTAAAGGTCTCGTTTAAGGGATAATTGAATGGCCCCATACATAAGACCACGCCATAGGGCACTTTTTTCGTCTGCCCGATAAAGTTTTGCTCCAGGGTAAAGGCTGAGGTTTCAGTCTGCAACTTTTGGGCCGCTTTAATGGTTTCCTTAATATAGTCCACGGTCCTGTCAAATTCCTTCTCCGCATCAGTAAGCGTCTTGGCTATTTCCCACATGATCAGCTTTATGACGGCATCGCGCTTACTGATCATCCGGATAGTAAAATTCTCCAGGCATTCGATCCGCTCTTTCATGCTCATGGAAGGCCACTCACCCTTACCGGAATCGAAAGCTTTTAATGCGGCGTCTAGTGCCAGTCCGGCCTCCTTGGTTGTCCCTATAGGATAGCTACCAATAACCAGCGGCTGTTTTTCCGATAAATAATCTGCCTGCCCCTGACTGGTATCGGGGAATACACGGTCTGGGCCTTTCCCTCCCAATGGATCAGTTCCCCATTGATCAGTATTTTATTTTGGTGTACGGGGGCTAATAGCCGTACCTCCTGCGGTATTTCCTCCTTAAAGGGAATAATACCCTGTAGATAACTTTTGGTATCCATTTCTTTTCTCTTTTTAATTTAACAAATCAGTAACCTGCACATTAGGCAGCACGTAGAGCAGCTCCTCACCATAAGCGGACCCGGGCGACTGAAATCCTTTTTTAAAGGATCCGCCGAGCGTCCTGGAGGCAATTTCGACTGCCGAGAATACCGTCGGGGCATATCCCTCTTCCATATCTATTTTAGAGCTTACAACAAGCCCGTTTGCACCAGTTACTTCGGCAAGTAGGGTACTGATGCCCTTCCGGGTAGCATTGGGGGATTCTAAAGTCGCGATGGTGAGCGTTTCATCCTCCGGCAGGTCTTTAGGGAGCGCCATCTGGAAATATTCTTCTATGTTTTTAATTCCTGTCGATTTATAGGAAAGGACAACGCCCCCAGTGGTGTCGGCAGGCAGTCTTCAGGGCCACTTCCAAAATCAAACGCCCTGGGTAATGCCTCATTAAGTTGTACGAGCTCCCCATCCCTTCGTACCAGTAAACCGGCATTAATGATATTGGCGCTACTGGCAACGGAACCCGGGGTAAAGCCGCCGGAATATTTAAAGCCAACCCGTAAGGCCACCGGATCGGCGACGCGCTTGGCCGTATGGAGGACCAGCGGGTCATAGCTTACAAAAAGGCCGGCTCCTGACAATAGCATGATACCCGCGTTTTTCGCCGCTTCATCTTTGGACTCCGCAAGCCTGTAAATGCCTACCTCAGCCGTAATATCGGTATAATGAACCTTGTATTTAATACAGGCATTCATGGCCTGCTCAGCGGTTTCGCTAAATGGGCCTGCCACATTGAGCAGGGTTGTCTTACCCAAAAGGCTTTTACTCCAGCCAAATTCATCATCCACGGAAAAAACATGGTATGGTACGTTCAGTTCTTTTGCCAAAGCAGCAACCTCATGCGGGTTGCGTCCCGCAATTTCAAAGGTAAGGCCCCTCCGGGCAGCCTCCTGGCATATTAATCTGCCTGTATAGCCTGTGGCTCCATAGATCAGTAGGACCTTGTCCTCGTTATTCTCTTTTAGCATCAGTCTGTTTTTAAAGTTGATAACACGTTTTACGTAAACAATTTTTCTGTTTTCACAAGGAAATTTTCCAGGGCCTCTTCAATATCTATATCCATGCGCCCAGCAAGCACGGCCAGCCACCAAATACATTCTCCAAGTTTATGGGCCAACTCCGTATCAGGTTCCCCGCCCTTGGGCCATCTGCCTTGTTGTGACATGGTTAGCCTCCCTACAAGGCCGGCATCAGTTAAAAAAGCCAAGGCGTCTTCCTCAACCGTCCATTCGCTTCCATGGTGTTTGAGCTCAAGCTCATGGTACAGTTCCCTCAATTTCAGGGACCTTTCTATAAATTCCTTTAATTCTATATTTTTACGCATCGTCTTTTTAACTATTTAAAGTTGGTAATCAATATCACAATGGCCTGGCAGTACTACTTCTAAATATTCGAGATTTTCAAGAATAGGGCACAACCCATTATTATTTATGTGCAAACCGGATTAATTTAATGTTTACCAGGGCAGAACCCCCTGAGGCCCAAAAAAGCTTCCGGTAGGCAAATCATCGGTCGTTGTAGCATATTTAACCGAAACAGCTGCGCCCTCATCAGGACTAAGTGTTCCTGTATTACCGTTAAGGTCAGTTTTTATATGTCCCGGTTCTATGGCATACACCTTTATTTCCAGTGGCTCAAGTTCTTTTGCAAAGGCAACAATTACTGCATTAAGCGCTGATTTAGAACTGGAATATCCCATGTAATTAACCTGTCCATACACCGTGGATTTATCCTGGCTAAGCGTAATGGAACCTACAATGCTGCTTACCATAATAATCCTGGCCTGAGGCGCTGCCTTTAGCAAAGGAAGAAAGGACTGCGTTACACGGATAGGCCCAAAAACATTAACCTCATACGTCTGGCGAACGTTTTCGAGGCTCTCAATGCTTGGCGGACTTACTAAGTCTAAGGAAATACCGGCATTATTTATTAACAGGTTAAGGTGCGGCGTTTCGGCGGCTAACAAGGCTGCCGCCTGCTGTACGCTGGTGTCGCCGGTAACATCAATAAGAAGCAACCGTACATCAAGCCCTTCAGTACGAAGTTTCTGAACAGCAGCATTTCCAAGTGCCGCATCGCGTGATCCAAGCCATACGCGATAGCCTTGCCGGGCCAGTGCTTTTACGGTTGCAAAACCAATACCTTTATTAGCGCCGGTTACCAAAGCCGTTTTAGGACTATTCACTTTTAAGGTTTTTTGAGCTTTGTGCCGCAGGATTGGCATGATGTGTATAATCGCCTAAAAGACTGATTACCAAATTACGTTCTTTAAAATGCCAGCCACCATCAATACGCGTAAAACTGTCGTTATACCTGCCTATTATTATGGGCTGCAATGGGAAACCCCGGTCAAGATCCTGTTGAAAAATACTCATGTACGATGAGGCAGTGGCTGAATGATCATCATCACTGATTTTTAATACGGTATTTGTGGTTATGTGCGCAGTATTAGGCGTACCATTGCCATACAGCTGAAGGTTTTCTTTGAGGTGCTTCTCTATATTTTCACTGCCGTCTGCTACAATACCGGTCGATATGATCTTGCCGTATTTAAATAATCCTGCAACCCCGGCAAAATCCCCTGCGTCTAAAAAGTGGGTGTACTGTGCAATTAGATTCTCTATTGCTCTCTCGCTGCTAATTTTATAAGCTTGTTGTTCCATAATTGACTTTATTTAATATGTTTAATCTTTAAAGCGGTTGGTTATACCGTTGCGATTGTGCCGCCATCTATAACATAATTCGCACCGGTTAGGTAAGACGCCCTTGGGGAAACAAGGTAGCCTACAAATTCAGCAACATCTTCCGGACTTGCCATCCTGCCCATGGGTATTCCGCCAAGGCTGTTCATGAGGTTTTGTGTGATTTCATCAACGCTGACCCCGGCTTCCCCGGCAAGGGAGTGCAGGTAGGCATCCATCGTATCTGTTTTCACCATACCGGGGGACACAGTAAGTACGCGCACGCCTTTAGGGGTGAATTCTTTTGAAAGGCTTTTGCTGTAGTTTATCAAGGCTGCTTTTGCCACCGCGTAGGCACCCAGCGACTCATGCACGGGTGATATACCGGTAATCGATGATATGTGGATAATTACACCGCTTTTCTGCTCCAGCATGCCCGGAAGTACCGCCCTGTCAATACGGGCCGGCGCCAGGAGGTTCAACTGGATATCGTTCTCCCAGTGCTCATCTGTAAGGGCGCTGAATCCGCCTGAAGGGCTGCTGGAACCACCCATATTATTTACCAGGATATCTACGGTTCCAAATTTTTCATTAATCTCCCCTAAAACTTTAGCAGTCTCACTGGCCACTGTTAGGTCAGTGGCTATAAAATGATGCGGGAGATCGGTACCTGGATGGTTCCGGGCCGTAACGATTACACTTGCGCCTGCGTCGCGCAAACGGTCGGCAATCGCTTTTCCTATTCCTTTAGTCCCTCCTGTTACAAGGGCAATTTTTCCGTTAAGTTCTGAATTGTAATTCTGAGTGTTTTCCATTTTTAATAAAATTATGAAGTGATTGTTTTAAAATATGAGTGAAATAATTCTAAGTTAATTGTTTCAAAATAAGACAAAAAATTATGGCGTTAGCTGTGCAATAAGGTAGTGGGCCATTTTCTGGATCCGCTCGGTATCCTGGTGCAGTATGTAGGATTCATGCCAGCCGGTAAATGCATTGATGATACAATTGGTTGCAGTTTCAGCATCGAGGTCTTCCCGTAATTCATTTTGTGCTATAGCCTCCTTTATAAGTTGCAGCAAAAATGTATGGGCAAACTCGTTAGCCTGCCGCAGTAGCGCCTTGACATCGGGATCAGTCCCGGCGATCTCAAAGGTCATCTTAATGACCATACAGTTATTATTGCTGGCAATATTGTTTATAGCGGCATCTATAAAGCTGATCACTCCTTGCAATGGGGATGTATGGTTGGCCTTGTGTAAAAGTGCTTCTTCCCTGCTGGCCTTGGTATAGGAGCGGATGCACCGTACGAAGAGTTCCCGCTTGTCACCAATGGTATTGTACAAGCTGCTGCTGTTAATCTGCATCGCGTCCGTGAGGTCACGAAGCGATGCCCCGCTATAGCCCTTCCTCCGAAAAACTTCCATCGCTTTTTGGACTGCTGCCTCTTCGCTAAACTCAACATTTCTTGCCATAGCTTATTTGATTCAAGGCAAAGATAAATTAAATTATGAAACAATCGTTTTAAATTGAAAGATTTATCTAAAATCTATTACTAAAAAGGTGATGGCTTCTATACTTCAAAATATTATTCATGGGCTAATACCCACTAATTATCCTAAG contains the following coding sequences:
- a CDS encoding saccharopine dehydrogenase NADP-binding domain-containing protein, translating into MLKENNEDKVLLIYGATGYTGRLICQEAARRGLTFEIAGRNPHEVAALAKELNVPYHVFSVDDEFGWSKSLLGKTTLLNVAGPFSETAEQAMNACIKYKVHYTDITAEVGIYRLAESKDEAAKNAGIMLLSGAGLFVSYDPLVLHTAKRVADPVALRVGFKYSGGFTPGSVASSANIINAGLLVRRDGELVQLNEALPRAFDFGSGPEDCLPTPLGALSFPINRQELKT
- a CDS encoding MazG-like protein translates to MRKNIELKEFIERSLKLRELYHELELKHHGSEWTVEEDALAFLTDAGLVGRLTMSQQGRWPKGGEPDTELAHKLGECIWWLAVLAGRMDIDIEEALENFLVKTEKLFT
- a CDS encoding SDR family oxidoreductase, with product MNSPKTALVTGANKGIGFATVKALARQGYRVWLGSRDAALGNAAVQKLRTEGLDVRLLLIDVTGDTSVQQAAALLAAETPHLNLLINNAGISLDLVSPPSIESLENVRQTYEVNVFGPIRVTQSFLPLLKAAPQARIIMVSSIVGSITLSQDKSTVYGQVNYMGYSSSKSALNAVIVAFAKELEPLEIKVYAIEPGHIKTDLNGNTGTLSPDEGAAVSVKYATTTDDLPTGSFFGPQGVLPW
- a CDS encoding nuclear transport factor 2 family protein, encoding MEQQAYKISSERAIENLIAQYTHFLDAGDFAGVAGLFKYGKIISTGIVADGSENIEKHLKENLQLYGNGTPNTAHITTNTVLKISDDDHSATASSYMSIFQQDLDRGFPLQPIIIGRYNDSFTRIDGGWHFKERNLVISLLGDYTHHANPAAQSSKNLKSE
- a CDS encoding SDR family oxidoreductase; its protein translation is MENTQNYNSELNGKIALVTGGTKGIGKAIADRLRDAGASVIVTARNHPGTDLPHHFIATDLTVASETAKVLGEINEKFGTVDILVNNMGGSSSPSGGFSALTDEHWENDIQLNLLAPARIDRAVLPGMLEQKSGVIIHISSITGISPVHESLGAYAVAKAALINYSKSLSKEFTPKGVRVLTVSPGMVKTDTMDAYLHSLAGEAGVSVDEITQNLMNSLGGIPMGRMASPEDVAEFVGYLVSPRASYLTGANYVIDGGTIATV
- a CDS encoding TetR/AcrR family transcriptional regulator, which translates into the protein MARNVEFSEEAAVQKAMEVFRRKGYSGASLRDLTDAMQINSSSLYNTIGDKRELFVRCIRSYTKASREEALLHKANHTSPLQGVISFIDAAINNIASNNNCMVIKMTFEIAGTDPDVKALLRQANEFAHTFLLQLIKEAIAQNELREDLDAETATNCIINAFTGWHESYILHQDTERIQKMAHYLIAQLTP